Genomic segment of Panicum virgatum strain AP13 chromosome 2K, P.virgatum_v5, whole genome shotgun sequence:
CTGTCGGGCCACCGGGCGCGCGCCCAGGCCTCGACGAACTGGTAGATGGGCTGGCAGAAGACCTGGTAGGCGCCGATGAGGTGGACGGCGATGCAGACGTTGCCGACGTCGATGAGCCAGAAGGGGTCGTAGAAGCCGAAGCCGGTGAGGAAGTTGCCCGGCGCCTGGTTGCCGAACGCCGCGTAGCCCAGCACGCCGCACAGCATGTAGAACATGGTGGTCGTCGACACGCCGATGAAGGAGGCCTTCTTCATCACCGCGTTCTCCGGCGGGCTCGACCGCAGCGTGTCCTGCATCAATTTTTGCGTATTAATGAATTGCATTATTCACAATAGCTTTCTTAAAAACTGTAACTGTAAATTCCAAGCAGCGCAGCTAGGGGTAAATTTTTGCGAGTTCACTGCGTTGACCTGTGGTGGCGGATGTCCTAGTAGTGAGAGAACTCTGCCAGCTGAGGCGTTGAGATTAGCGCAAGGTGTAAATGTGAAGATGAATGTGGTGTTGGAAACAGCAACAGGTGTGGCTTCTGCATTTCAGCCAGAGAGTAGCAAAAAAAATGCACCTACCATGTTTCCCTTTCCTACCAAAACACCATGGCTGATCTATCATCTATTTTATGGTAGGAGTACCCAGTTCAGAGGTCACATTCCGAGCATCCTATAGATGGAGTAGTGTTTGTGGCATTTGGGCAGGATAAGATTTACTATTCTTAACAAGAGTATGGATAAGTTTTACTGATGAGGGATGCCTGCCATTTTGAATCAGGATCATTTTCAGTATCTGTATTGTTTTCTAGGAGGAGCAATGCTCATCCGTGACCACTACTGTTTCTAGGAGACTAGGACAGGAAAACTTCACGGCAAAGATTTGGACTTTGTACACATGCAGGGTCTATCAATACACTAGCCTGCACTGGGTTTCAATGCTTCAGAGACCCGTGTTGACTACTGCACCATGCATTTTATTTTACTCTAGAAAAGAAACATTTTTTAAATTCTATTTATGATGTAGGATTGGACTGCTAGTTTTGTTCTCTAGTGAGTTGGTTCGCTTCACCCACACTCTTTCAGTCTTTTGCATGCATCAAGAATTTGTCCCTTCCTACAGGCTACAGCCAAAAGATCACGGGCGTGGTCGCACCATGGTACTGACATCTTCAGATGAGCTGTTCTTTTTTTAAAAGACTCAGATGAACAATTGTTTCAGAGTTGGAGTTTACCTGGATTTCTATGAGGACGTTGGAGTAGGAGTAGGCGAAGGCGATGTCTCCCATGGACTGGAACGTCTTCCAGATCTTCTCGGTCGCGGACACATCGACCCCCACGGTCGCCCCAGTCAGCGACGTCTTGGCGTGCACCCCACCTGCACACAGATCGATCATCAATCAACCCATCACAAAACCAGCAGACACATGCATTGCATCCAGGGCCAACATGTATGTATGATACCAACAAAAATAGCCATCGTCAACATGCATCTATATATGGATGTGTCCTACCAATCAAGAACAATTATCTCatctttgtttgttttttttccttgccAATCAGTTAATCATTATCCAGCTAACCAATGGATCATAAGAGAAAAGTATCAGTGAGTGAATGAGCTAGTGTGGCAGAGCTATTGTAAGGACCTGCAATCTTGGCAATGGAGAGGCCGAGCCCGATGGAGGAGTAGGCGAGGGACAtgacggcggcgacgatggAGAGCCACCAGAGCTTGTGGAAGTTGGGCAGCTGCGAGAGCAGGATCTGGATGCCGGCGAAGATGATCATGTTGGTCGTGTTGGAGGCCTCGCAGTCAGCGGAGTGACCGTTGCGGTGGAAGCAGTTGGACCGCTTGATCGCCCTGCAAGAACAAGAAAGTCGATCGGATGGTTTAATTTGTAAGAGGGCTCATCAGGCAAAATAAAAACTTATTAACTCACAAAACTATTTCATTTGCATGCATGGCTGTAATCGATCAAAATGTATCATTATTATTGCTTCTCTACCAGTTGGTGGTGTTTCTgtcgaagaaagaaaaagattattttttttttaaaaaaaaagtaacaaGATTCTTCTTCCGGGCATGCTAATACAAGCCACTCCTTTTCGCCACATCTTTTCCAAGGTGGGGGAAAAAAGGAAGCAGTGGTACCATCATCTGATTTTTTTCAAGCACTTTTGAAGTGTCAAATAATGTTATCTTGCCCACTTTTTCGCCCCTGCCCTCTGGATCCTTAAAAGACATCCCTTCTCTGACTAGTGACTACCACCGGCCACACAGATGACATACTCAATCATCAGGCTTAGTATGCATCCCCCTCAACCCTCATCTTTTCCTACCTAAAACTCCTTTTCACCAATCCCCGGCCCCCCAAAAGGAACAAATTAACAACGACCATTTTCATCAGAAAGGAACACATAATTCGAATAGAATTTGGACTCGCAGCAACAAACGAAACAGAGTTTGGACTCGCAGCACCAAATGCTACCTAGAAAGAACCAGACAATGTTTCATGCTCATTTAATCGTGCTATAGCCTATAGCTAGAATAATGACAGGGCACGCCCAGCCGGCTGCTGCATATATACCAGCGTGAAACATAGGAGCAGTGTGCAGTGGTGGTTCCAGACACGGAAGCAAAGCCAAAGTCAtcagggaagaagaagaagtaccCCATGCTGATGGCCGTGGTGATGGTGTAGCCGATGGTGACGCCGACGAGGTTGATGTACTGCGCCAGCGAGCAAAGCCGGTACTTGGAAACCCCTGATGAAAGgagcagaaaaaggaaaggacgAAATCATCGTCAGGATGCCATTGTTCATTCCAAATAAAGAAGATTAGTAATTCAGAAAGCTAGCTCTTGCATGATGGATGGATCTATCCATGGACATGGAGGGTGGCATCAGAAAGGGTTCACACCGAGGTATGCCCTGACGGCCTGGCCGTAGGTGTAGTTGCGCTTGCCGTGGACGGGGTCGGGGGCGCGGTAGCAGTCGGCGAGGAGGCTGGAGCAGAACCAGGTGATGACGGAGAAGGCCAGCAGCACGACGGGGCCGATCACCCACCCCAGCTGCGCGATCGCCCACGCCAGCGACAGCACGCCGGACCCGATCACCGCCGTGATGATGTGCGCGCTCGCCGTCACCAGCGTCCCCGTGCGCCTCTCGCGCCCGTCGTCGTCCAGCTCCGGCCGGTCGCCCAACCCGGCCTCGGCGAGGTTGAAGACGGCCACCTTCCCCGCCGGCTGCTGCTCCGTCGTCACCATTGCGCCGGCCTCGTGCTCTCTCGACTGCTAGCTCCCTCGATCTTCCCCTCGTGCTCGACAGGGCAAAGGATGCAGATCGATGGGTGGCTGTCCTGTCCTCTGTGGGAGGGACTGGGAGCGGGCCGGTGGTCCTTTTGTAAGCGGCCGGGGCGGGGGTGGCGCGGCCGTGTGCGACTCTGCCTTTTGCAGACGAGCGGTTGGGATTCGATGCGGGGGAAGCGCGCACTGTGCCACCTTCTGGGTGTCGGCCTGTcacgtttctttttttttcttcgttttctttttctttttatttttctttcacacaCTGTCGTCGTGTCTCTACTCTCTAGTACGAGTACGAGTACATTGTCACTGCAACACTAGCTAGCATGCAtgcatcctctctctctctctctaaaaaaaatactaatagTGGAGAGAGAGATTAGTGAAGGAGAATCGATAAAGATTGCAGAGGAGGATTACCAGATTTGAACACCTCATCTGCCATCCATTCTTTATGCTAAACATGGTTTAGcttgcatgcacatatataGGATGATATGATAGGATCA
This window contains:
- the LOC120661415 gene encoding amino acid permease 6, translating into MVTTEQQPAGKVAVFNLAEAGLGDRPELDDDGRERRTGTLVTASAHIITAVIGSGVLSLAWAIAQLGWVIGPVVLLAFSVITWFCSSLLADCYRAPDPVHGKRNYTYGQAVRAYLGVSKYRLCSLAQYINLVGVTIGYTITTAISMGAIKRSNCFHRNGHSADCEASNTTNMIIFAGIQILLSQLPNFHKLWWLSIVAAVMSLAYSSIGLGLSIAKIAGGVHAKTSLTGATVGVDVSATEKIWKTFQSMGDIAFAYSYSNVLIEIQDTLRSSPPENAVMKKASFIGVSTTTMFYMLCGVLGYAAFGNQAPGNFLTGFGFYDPFWLIDVGNVCIAVHLIGAYQVFCQPIYQFVEAWARARWPDSGFLNAERVVRVPLAGDFPLSPFRLVWRTTYVVLTSLVAMIFPFFNDFLGLIGAVSFWPLTVYFPVQMYMAQAKTRRFSPTWTWMNVLSFSCLVVSLLAAAGSVQGLIKDLKGYKPFKVS